The sequence TGCCAAACACACCACTGATGCTTAACCATGACACAACTATTgcataattaataattaaattaataacataaaagagTCTTAAAGGAGGAACACTTTTAGTTGAGCTGACATCCTCTGTAATTTAAACCACAGGCTTTTGGTGGAATATtcctttaatgaaaaatgtgtgtaattatCTTCTCAATTAGTGTCCATTTAGCTGCAGATTGCCAGGAACTACACCACTGAGCCCAAAGGCTTAGTTGTTTCCGAGGTAGCGGCTAATGGCgagccaaataaacaataaacaaaccaCTATGAGGAAGACTTGAATATGTTTACCCATGATGCTGGAGACGCTTTGGCTCTTGCATtcattactgttttgtttttgcatcaaGTCATGCATGAGGCAATGTGCGTTCTTTTATTTTCCTGATGATTCATTCTTTATTAAATAAgcaatattatttgtttttcatgttcatgtAAACTTAGTGTTAAGTGTCACcctaatattaaaaaacatcCAAGTCCTTAAAGCCAAAATACTAGAAAGTCAAAAGTTATTATGTGTTCATTACATAACTTAACTAAGTCatctcacataaaaaaaagattcataattaaattatacaaataataATCAACAGTGAATTTTTCAAAGtaggtttttcttcttttcaaatGGTGATAATCTTGTTTTTCTCATATTtagagcacaaaaacacaaatactgaaaTAGAAACCTACAGTTACAGTACAGTTATTTCTACACTAATATGGATTTCTAATTAAAGAAATGGATTAATTCTTATTGGCTTCCACAATACACCATGATGTAAAATAAAGGacatcatattattattttttcagtcaTGTCATTTTATTGTCCTATGTGAAGTCACTTCAgttgtatattgtatgtatatgtaatGAAAGAATGATAATAAGTTATTTGGATGATCAACTATACTGTAAATTCTAAATAATGTATGTGGCCTTTTTCTAATATGAAACTTTTATTACAAGACTTTATTCCTAAATGTACCAATTTTATAAGTGTATTTTATCATGTTCCCTGTGGTTTGCTGTTATTACAAACATAACACTTCATCCATGTTTACCAGTTGTCTCATTAAATTCAGGATGATTTacagtttcccttttttttcatttggtctCCACGCAGCTCAACACGTCCTGCACAGGTGTTtgatattaaaagtaaaaaatacagCCTTTTTTTCTCATGGGCTTTTTATATGAAACATCATCAGGAGGTGCTTTATTGACATTGGCTTAACACCGAAAGAATATAAGAAAGtagaaatgactgaaatgaattGGAGAATTAAAACGTTAAAAACTCAGAGCAAGAAGTTGCTGAGTTTGACACGATTCTGTCGTTGCACTGATGGAATTAGTGATGTGGATACACTACGTACATTATGCTGAATTCATCATGTGAGCCATTATACTACTCTGAAACTCTTAAATAATTTGAATACCAGCATTTATTTAAGAATTTACTGCTCCTAAAGTcaattttaaaagtaatttcttGTGATTATCATGGTATGAGTTTCGTCTGTATCACCAGCTCATATCAAATAAGTAAAATGTATCGCTGTCcgcttctcttttttttcctgaagtgGCTGTTTCAGATCAGCTCATGAGTTATTGGGGCTAATTACCATGGACAGTGCAGAGTGTGACAGGCTGAAGGATGGCGTCTCTCAGCCACAGTCATTTCCCCTTATCTCCATCAGACACTCAGCAACTTCACCCTCCTCATTCACACCATCCCTTTAGCTTAGAttggagatgtgtgtgtatacagctGCATGATAATGGTCAGCGGGCTCACAaatttctgcatgaaaaaaacataatcagcTCTTAATGTGATCTGATTCAAGCCATTTTACAGCACAGTGTTTTGGGTGCTCGGCCTGGTTTGGTTTTTTGCGATATTACCGACAAGATactattcattattcattcaggAGTCCTGGAGGTGATTAGGAAATTCAATCCAGCCACTAAAAATAGACTCATGTTTTCTGTCAGCTGAATTTTTATCTGCTTCCTGAGTGGCTGAGCTCACTTACAGTTCAGCCTGAGCTTCTTCACACACTGTCAAGTGACATGTTGGAGCCTGAGAGATCAAGAGAGGACATGACTGATATGTTTACCTTGTAGAAAAAGCTCGAAGCAGATATAGGTTTAAttcaatattattataattatattatcaAGATAACAAAGCTGTATAATCAGTCTTGAAAGCAAATCTTATTACAGTCTAAAGGTgttatgtgtttcattttattcaccTGTGTCATGCACTTCACAACCTCTTGATCACAACTATGTTATTAAGTTCACTATCCTGTTGCTATGTACTTAGAAATCTATTTAAATAGATTAGGTCATCAAGGTAATGCACATGCAACACCCTGTCGACTGTTAATAAAAcccttttctctgctctgtgaGTCTAACCAGACCAAAATTTCTGGTGGAGGCGccttcatcttttatttttagacaGGTGGCCCAAAGCGTAACCTCACCATCCGCCTACGGCTTGAGGAGGGGtgtggtggggggagggggagcCCCATCTCACCAACCGGCCACAGACGGTTTTTGGATTGCACTCATCTCTGGGGAGAATGAAAAGGCTTAGTCCAATTAATGGTTGAGATGCCCCCTTCAAGAGCAGCCGCACTCAATGCAACAGCCACCACACCCAGAACGAGCCACATGCCAGAGCGTGGTGTCTCTGCTGGCTAAACAGATCTGCACTGCGTACTGCTCTCACATGTTAGCGGTTCTAAAACGTGTGTTATGTAACATGTAGTCTGGTTAGGCTGTAGAGAGCGCTGTCAGCACTCGGGATCAGCGTGCGTCACTGCATCGTCATCTGTTTAGggtgcagcagagagagtgagggtGTGGGGGTGGACACAGCAGAGGCAACACCTGTATTTATAAAGCAATCCAATGCAACTGCTCTGCAATAAATTCTCCCCTTCCTACTTTATGTTAACATTGAAAAGAGAGATGCTGTAAGGTCCTTGTAATAATTCGTCCAACCCCTACCCTCACAGTTATTTTACAccttttatatacagtttattttgcacatttatagcaaaaatatttttgaattgCCTTGTAAGGTGTTATTTTAAAGAACTTAACTAAACAATTTGAAGTAAAGGAACACCAGTAAATAAAGTTCTAAGTGGGATAAGTGACTCAATATATACTCATATCCATCAAGAATTaacaaatcaagacatttgaCCACTAAAAAAGAGGTTTGCATATCCAGGAAATAAAAGAGACACTTAATGTGTTTcattaaatcaacattttgttcTTGCACTGAAgttcatttttcactgtttgtcaCACAATTTTGTTCATGAATATGATATTTTCCTAATCTTATTCAGCTGTCTTTGTCACATGAAGCCTGTTCTTAACCCGGTGAAGATGTAGATGGACACAGACGGTGTGCAGGAGAAGCACGCAGTGTTATGGACATTCACATGGTGCCTCCAGGAGATTCACTGGGAGAATGTAACATGTAGAGTTTCAGGCTCTCCGTCCAGTTATCCACCTCTGTCTGTACCCGACCAACCAGCACGAGCAGAGGTGTCATGCAGTCAAGTTTTTTTGAGGGGGCACAGTTGCACAATGcatatgttaatgttcacatCAAATCAACTTGTTATcagtaattatctgctttggcttctaGGATCAAACCAGCCCccataaagaaaagaaagctcACAAACGTGGAGATACAGTTTTTACTTACACTCTTCAGCTCTTTACTCTCTTGAAAAAGTCTCTTCATGTCCATCCTCTGTTTTTGTAGGATGCATTTCAGTGATGCTAATTTGTTTTGACAGTGTGTTGCAGTCAGagttaaatatacattttttaaaaaagacttttgtttatattattaaggcaaattaaaaatgattattttaaatagAATTCAACAATTTCTAAAGCCATCCAAATTTGTGCATACATGCCCCCTCAAGTTGAGTGAGCACAATGTCTCTGATCCTTTACAGACTTCTACACCACCATAtttgctatatatatatatatatatatatatatatattaatttataatgcaaaaataagaataagcacaaagacaaaggagaaagaaaatatttcttgGCAAAAAAAGCCTGTTTTAAAAGTGGAGTAGGTCAGGAGGTGTTAACAGATTTGAGCTCTGCTGGATTATTTTGACCTGTTTATGACATTTGCGTGTTGACCCAGATATAGctgagtgaagaagaaaaaaatggtgaaaaaaaaaaacaaagtccatACTACTCTGATTTTAACAGCCTGGTATTCTTGAAAAGATGTCCATGatgcaaaacaataaatgtgcTCATTATTGTAAGTCATTCTGCAGTCTAAATCTTAAAGTTTAACCCAGTTCCACCTTGTTTGGTGCATCCAAATATCAAtacatgttctgtttttacCTACACAGAAAAAAGGCACGTTCATAATGCTTCAATTTCAATATTGTAAGACATCTTTGTTCTGTTCTTGTGACTGAATTCTGAAGTCAAGATTTAAGTAACCAGGGAAGAGAAAATCATTTCcctcaataaataattaattagaCTGTGCCAGCTTATTGCACACACacctcaaacacaaacaataaatttCCTTGGGAAAATACCGAGATGTAAATTAGTCTGTGCCAGAGAGCTCATTTCACCACTGTCATATAATCAATACAGAGCAGTATTGTAAATAATTCATATCATATGCAAATCTTATACCAATGTGTTTTGTGACATGCATTATTTGTAGtatacattcattttcatgCATATTAATTAATCACAGAGATGACAATTTGTTTACATGTCTATGCTATTCCAAAAGACACAGAATACAGCAGAGGAAAATCTatcaaaatctattttttacAAACACTAAGCATCAGCTAATTGGTAAATATTAGCAATGTACAAGGTGAAAAtcataaatgctaaaaaagaaATTGTCTCGTTGCAAACTAAAAATGCAATGATTCTGATGGAAGAATGGGTGCACAGCCTGTTTGGATATTATTCCTGTCATGTTTTGTATCTATTAAAGGGTTAGGTCACTCAAAATACAAGATAAAAGTGGTCACAAAAAAAGTCCCTGTTACTCTGAATAATCTAAAACAccgttttaatgtttttcaatgtATTAGCCAGAATAACagggtcattttttttttggaaacacaTGTGCTCTCGCCATTTTTCAATGCTTTTGACAACATTAATGCAAATCCTTTGTCATTGTATTggagtggaggcagaaatctcagagacagttATCTCAAGATCTGtgcaaataaaaccacaactatctgcatggctgtACACCACTGGAAGTATGCAATGTGTTTTTTGGGTAAAACGATCGTTTAACAGTATTGAAGGATAAGGCTGccaatattttatgtttttattatattcagcaatcccattaaaagaccaaaactaacaatgtgtGAGTTCATCTCTCAATACTGTTTGACTTCCCTCCTCAGTCTGTGGCTCACAGCTCAAAGCCTCCTGaagatgtaaatattttaaatcatttttaaaattggctaaatcatttctaaaaacatgtgggtactgtagtttttctgacaaatgttactcaaacaagACTGAATCGTGTATTTGTTGGCCAATATTTTCAGCACAGTGtagcctacagtatgtgtgatcgactcaaaataaactattttaataacAATGGAGCTCTGTGGCTCAGAGGAATAaactatatcaggctttgaacacacagacaatacttgttagtaggatcaattcatcgCTGTGGTCTTGTCATGGGATGggaatatcaccagactttaAACTTTGAAGATAAACATTAGAACCACAGTCCATCATTAACAGTGTAAATCACTGTGATCTTATTTCTCACAGATCCACAGTTGATCTGCAAAACAGCCGTCATCGTTCCATTGTCCCATTTGTCCCGGTTTGTGGACAATTTCTCCACAGTCCTGATTCTTGAAGTTGTTGGGCTGCCCGGGCTGCCAGTACCTGATGTACAAGACGACAAGAGACAGACactattttctcctctctctgacaCGTCTTACAGCACTCACTTTGTATTTCTCAACTGCTCTGACCTATTGTTTCTGACCCAAACTGTGAAGAAATTATGGcccaatttatttatttattttttttcagtctcattTGCATAGAAATAACTTTATGTAGAGTCCCCATAATCGTGTAATTTTTAAACCGCCCCCGCCACCCccctctgtgtgttttgaaatACACATGCAAGATAATGAATTTTGCTGACAGCACTCGGTCTCTGTGGATGCAGTTGTGTAAGGTCTAGTTTGACTTTGTGGTGATTGCATTTTTAAGTTGATACACTTACACTGTGGTGACTGGGGTCCCATCCACCCACGTCCATGTCCCCTCTGTACCACTGTCAGTCAGACCAATCCAGGCATTTTGGCCTGATTCTAGTAACCCACTGATGAACATCTGTGTAAAAGAAAGCGAGGATACAAGTACTGAAATCTGCAAGTGTTTGCTACTGTGACGTCTTTCCTTTTGACAAAGTTTGAGTTGGGCTCGGCTTGCTATAGCTGATGTTGTAGTTGCTCACATCTTAACAgatcatttctgctttttcagCATGCTGTTAAACAGTTTCTAATCTATTATTTCTCAAGGACAATACATGTTTTAGTCACACTGGCAGTGACCACTTTGGTGTTAAGTATCCTAACAACTATTGGAGGTATTGGAGGATGAAAATTGGTACAGATATCCTTGGTGCCTGGAGAATTAATCAAAATGACTTTGGGAATCCCTGACTtctcctctagtgccaccagcaggtcaaagttttcacttctCTGTTGAAATATCTATCGATATATCTATCGATATCTACTTGATAGATTGGCaccaaattttgtacaaacattcatagTTTGTAGACAAGAGGAAGCCACAAAACCTCCACAAAATCCTTCATGGAAAATATaggttttgtagaaaaaatgtatgtatgtacgaTTCTTTCATTTGACTTTATTACATACCTAATATCTAATAAAACAGCCGTGGCCAGAATGGTCTAAACTCTGTTTCTTCTAAagaatcaaaatatttttttctgtcccgTCAAGTTTCAAATTGACAAGCTGCTTAAATTTAATAATATTTGCAGTAATGGCATCAAGTGTATCCATATACTGAGAGCGCCTCTAATcgttaaaaatatgttaatacaGAGGaataatgtatgttttgtaGGCTAACtgtagctctctctctctctctctcacctgttcATTCCTGTTGTCTACGACGGCCAGATCTGCTCCCATGGAAATGCAGGCTTGTCTGCTTTCAGTCCAGTTTTTCTTCAGGCTTGAAACAAAGTAACAGCTGATGTCAGACTTCCACCAGCCTTTCGGACAGAGCATGTCTGCAAATTGAAAAGATGGGAGAGggacaaaatatcaaaaacagaCTAAGAagacaaatacagtaaatgaatgaaagcTTTTAGAAAAAGTccaatcatttaaaaaaaaaaaaaattcttaccTCTTACTTTGAGAGTCATCTTGTCAATATTCTTCTGTAACTGATCTCTACGTGTTTCCAAGCTGTTAAAATTGGTCTGTAATTGCACATTTTCCCTCTTCAGAGTATTATAACTGGTTTGCAATTGGTCTTTGTCTTTCCATAGTGAATTGTAGCTGATCTGAAGCAGATCATCCTTTGAACTGATCATACTGTAGTTTCTTTCCAACTGGTCCCTTTCCCTCTTCACTGAAGAGTAATTGCTCTGCAACTGGTCCCTCTCATTTTTCAGATTGTTGAAACGGGCCTTGAACTCACCTCTTTCAGCAGTCAAAGCTGTTTTATTGGTTAAaagctgttctctctctttagCCAGAGAATTATAACTGGTCTGCAACTGGTCCCTGTCCCTCTTCAGTAAAGAGTAGTTGCTCTGTAAATGATCGCTGTTTGCCATCAGTGTACTCACACGGGTCTGTaacacatctttttctctttgcaaaTTACTGTAATTGATCTCTAGCTGGTCTTTACTTGCTGTCAGATTAATGTGTTTGGTCTGTAGCCCCTCATGTTTCCTCTGCATTGCATCATAGCTTGTCTTTAATTGATTGCTGCGTTGTTTTAAGGTCGCGTAACTTGCTTGTATCTGGTCTCTCTCGTTTTTCAGATTGTTGAAACTGGCCTTGAACTCATCTCTTTCAGTCGTCAAAGCCGTATTACTGGTGAGaagctcttctctctcttcagcCAGAGAATTATAACTGGTCTGCAACTGGTCTTTGTCTTTAGTCAGGTTACTCAGTCTGGCCTCTAACTTTTTTCCCTCCGCAGTTAAAGCATCATAATTGCTCTGGAGTTGGTCTCTCTCTGTGGTCAGGGTGCTGTTATCAGTTTGGTCCTTCTCTTGAGTCAGAGTGTTGTAATTTTCCTGCAGTGGGTCTGCTGTTGCAGCATGGATGATTGTCTCATCtgtgaaatagaaaaaaagtgcTCCAAAATACTGACAATATTTACTTAAATTATTAGAtttgggttttaaaaaaaatgcctcCAATACTAGCTGCATCTAATCGGAGATGTATTTTTGAAGGTTTCACAAAAATGAAGTGACATGAAGCCAAGTGACAATTggttaaataaacattaattttttGGTGACGACAAACAAATCACTTACAGTAGATGATCTGTCCTATATTACCAGCCAACAGGAGAGCACACAGTAACCCAAGACACAAAGTACCACATCTGGACGGCTGCTTTCTTCTTTGGAAATCCACTAAATCAAAGGTAATAAAGACAATTCTCACATCAAAAGTAGATCATAGGATATGTTCCCCTCCAAACCATACCAATTCTCTGTTATTAGTAGCTGTTCACCACATTAAAGCAATAAGTGTCGGGCATTGGTTCATTAAGTAATGAGAGTACAGACATCAAAATACAGGAATCTCTTTGTCCCTACAGGTAAACTCATAGAAAACCAAATGTAAGAGCTTTCATGAATTGTCAACAGATCAGTGCATTTGGCATTTATATGAAAAAGTTTAACATTATTGCTTTAAAATGTAAGTAGACCAATAGGTCAGTTTCTCAATAAAGACTATGTggattgtgtttttcatttgttgttaaccttctgtctgtgtgtgtgttttcagagtgATACTGTACCTCGGGTGATGAGGCCTTCCATTGTGAGGCTCTTATTTATATACAAGTTGTCATCGATTTCCATTGAATCCATTCTTATAAcgattttatcatttttcctGTTCAGAGGAGACATTTGTAGATGTTTATAAAGCCATAATCAGTCTTCTTctcagtatttttatgtttcaatCAATTATTTTTGACGAGTTAATTGAACTTCactagatttttattttttactagaTCTTATTCTCATAATTATTTGCAAGGATTAAGCCAAAATCTGTCAAAGTCTAATTTGTGGTTTGCCTTTGGAGTGTGCACAAAGTTAAGTCTGCTTGAGGAATGAAAGTACTgctattttagttttaatgagttcatttaaatttacttgaataaaaatatatacaggtACTGTATGTAATACAAAATTGTGATAAAGTGAATTAGAGttcaaaatatttacatgtatgtcaACCCATTCAATGATCTAAGTGTGAAATAGACTGAAGAAAATCTGTTCTTACCTTGGATCTGAGTAGATGAAAGTTTCAGTATAACTGCGTTCACATAAAGAAACTCAAACCAAGTTATAACAAGCACATAAAAACCATCCAAACAGGATGTTCCTATGTCCTGTGTCATCAAATGTTGGACTTAAACCTAAGCTCTGATTGGTCTTCTTAAACTTAAAAAAGTACTGTACTGTCCACATTCTCAGTTTATATTACAGGTCATTTTCGGTCAAAATGAGTTCaattatctgatttttttttcctttgtctcACTGTTCTTTTGCTCTCAGGCTCCAGACTTTTATcttctctggtttctcttcCCTTTTCCCACAGATTAACTTCCCATTGAGGTCAAATGAGTGACCAAGCCACATGGAAACACATATtccaaatttttaaaaaaaaaaatgcaaactcaGCATAGTGTACAGACAAACACCATCTCAAGCACTTACAGTATACTATCAAGGCAATTATATCCAAAGAGCAtaattaaaatcaatatttattaataataaaataataataaaatcacttttatttttgaatCATTCACTGATGAGTTTTCTTTCCTGCTACCTGGAGCATAAGAATGGCAATGTCACTCAAATGCTAAATATAACTCCTAACTGTCCAAATTGCCATTAACTTTAGTGTGGATATTTGTCTCCAGAGGATAATTCCCACAGATATTGGTGACCTCATGACATTTCAGCTAATGACACCATCAGGTCAATATTTTCCTTTTGGTTCATGGCAAAGTATTTTGAAATTTGCCTCCATGAAACTGTCTTTGGATATTCATGAATCAGAATCTTTCTGACGCCCTCTTGGTCTTCTAGCTTCAACCATCAGGCCAGATTCATGAACTTCCTCAAGCATCACCCTCAGggcaaaacatcaaatactGTATTGAGTGATACTGAATacaagaataaagaaaaagaggatgaatcctaatgtttTTTGTGACCACTGACCTTTCCTTTACTGCCACCATCAAGataaaatattactttaaataaagaaatgtcaaaaaaaataatggactgACTATGGAATTTGCTGAGCACATTCATTCTCCCAAGGAGATAAAAactctagattttttttttcctctagcCCCTTCATCATTATAAACTTTAACATTTTAGCTCTAGCAAAAAGACTTAATTTACATACTGTTGACCTTTTGCTTTAGGTCTGATTTAGGTGAAGTCTgaaactttttctttctgttcttcaTCAAAACATCTATGTTTGAAAGATGCAAGCAACGGtttcttttaaaggaatagttcatcattttgggaaacatacttcttcatctttttgtcgagagttagatgagagaattgacaccactctcatgtctgtaccaTAAATATGAAGCCAATTATCTCAGTTTAGCattaagactgaaaacagctagcctggctctttcAAAAGGTAGCAGATCTATCTACCAGTACCTCTAATTAacttcactaattaacatgttatgttttatttgtataatccataaaaaaaagaaaaaagagacgtgtaaaaacaacatgttgagGTTAAATGGGGGTTTATGTGCAGGACTATTTCTTAGTGGGGTGCAGGTGTTTCCACAAGACTcgaggctagctgtttccccctgtttctagtctttatgctgagctaagctaagTGGCTGCTTGCTGTAGCCTTGCATGTAACTGACAGATATGGGAGTGGCAACAATCTcttcatctaactctcaaaCAGAATTCAATTTCCCAACATGTcccaaaactattcctttaactttcATCTAATTTATCTGAACAGTTTACAAGTCATAACACTGCTGGGGGACACTCTGGATGCTTTATTGAACACAAGCCATTTGTAAGCTATCTGCACTTCCTCagcatgaatacattttttgacacagctgcagcacagacatCAGCTTTGTGGCAGCTGTAACAAAATGCTGGAAAAATATGCAGAGAAACATGACtgcaaaaatgtgtcatttgtcaAAATTTCCATAATGACAGAAAACGTTGTCAACTTGACATGTGCCAGACCTCCAAGCAGTTGATGTTTTGATTTTCCTCACTGCTGCATTAGACATCAGGGGAAGACAGGCTGTCAGGGCAGCTGCTGTGCTGCAAGTATTGATCCCTCCATCCATGCGGAGCACTTAGCGCCATCTCTTAACCGTTGTAGAATAAACTGAGAGTGTTTCTGCAGCTCCGCCAGACTGAAGTGTTTGAACTGCGGCAGAGAGATTAGATAGTGCTGAGCACTGAATTAAGCCTCTGTTGTGCTTGAGTTCAGGTCTGTAGCTACATATAGCCTACAGTACCATAAAAGTATCTCTGCGCTTTGTCAGAAAGATTAACTCACAGTATTGTTGCAAGTTGGAAGCATAATAGAGCCAATAGAGATaagcagaaagaaagaggtTCTCTATTTTGTATGTTGAAGCAAATTGTTACTTCAAGAGTGAATAAAAGGTAACTGAACTTGTTCAAGAGTTTGTAACATGCTACCATAGAGTAAACTTTCTAACTTAGGTGTTTGATTCCTTTAAGGAAAACTTTCCTACCTCCAGAGAGAAAAAATCTTGTTCAGTTGATAttttttactctcttttagATTATGACGAAACCCTGTACAAGCATGTACTGGTATCTGTACGGAGAACACTTGACAATGTCaacatttcctctgttttgaATGTTGAATCACATcattataatgttatatatGCTAACTGGATGGACTTCACTAACAGCAATGtcttgtattattttatgtcaACGTTAACTGTTATGCTAACAGTGTGTCAGCAGGTCCATTGGGtcaccactttgatccagacaaaaatatctaaaatatctAAAAGACTACTTTTAATGCTTGCtctatttattcagattttctctctccttctcttttcctttccccACTTCCAACTCAATCAGGACATTCACACTTTTCAGTTCAACCGATCAGATTTTGCCATAACCTCTTGTCACTGTCAAATGTTAAAATCAGTTTCTTTCTCTTCTGCCGTCAGCTGTGATATCAGTGTCAGATCGGTGCAACCCACTTTCACTCCATTCACCTCCAGTTTCATCAGAACCACATCTTCAGTTACTGTTCTTCACCCCTTCACCAGCAGCAGGGTCGAGACTTCATCGGGAGAATATTTCTGCAAGGCATATAGCATGACTAAATATGACAATTTAAACTGAAGACGTCGCAATGAGGTCTAAGAGCAAAACTcctcatatactgtatctctACAACT comes from Thunnus maccoyii chromosome 8, fThuMac1.1, whole genome shotgun sequence and encodes:
- the LOC121902058 gene encoding C-type lectin domain family 4 member M-like, translating into MDSMEIDDNLYINKSLTMEGLITRVDFQRRKQPSRCGTLCLGLLCALLLAGNIGQIIYYETIIHAATADPLQENYNTLTQEKDQTDNSTLTTERDQLQSNYDALTAEGKKLEARLSNLTKDKDQLQTSYNSLAEEREELLTSNTALTTERDEFKASFNNLKNERDQIQASYATLKQRSNQLKTSYDAMQRKHEGLQTKHINLTASKDQLEINYSNLQREKDVLQTRVSTLMANSDHLQSNYSLLKRDRDQLQTSYNSLAKEREQLLTNKTALTAERGEFKARFNNLKNERDQLQSNYSSVKRERDQLERNYSMISSKDDLLQISYNSLWKDKDQLQTSYNTLKRENVQLQTNFNSLETRRDQLQKNIDKMTLKVRDMLCPKGWWKSDISCYFVSSLKKNWTESRQACISMGADLAVVDNRNEQMFISGLLESGQNAWIGLTDSGTEGTWTWVDGTPVTTVYWQPGQPNNFKNQDCGEIVHKPGQMGQWNDDGCFADQLWICEK